One part of the Mycobacterium marinum genome encodes these proteins:
- a CDS encoding TetR/AcrR family transcriptional regulator, which yields MARTQQQRREETVARLLQASIDTIVEVGYARASAAIITKRAGVSVGALFRHFETMGDFMAATAYEVLRRQLDTFTKQVAEIPADRPALEAALAILRDITAGATNAVLYELMIAARTDDKLKETLQHVLGQYRAKIYDAARTLPGAMGFPEETFPAIVALLTNVFDGAAIVGAVLPQPDIDEQRIPVLAALLSAAVPDTAP from the coding sequence ATGGCCCGGACCCAGCAGCAACGCCGCGAAGAAACCGTCGCGCGGCTGCTGCAGGCCAGCATTGATACCATCGTCGAGGTCGGATACGCCCGGGCGTCGGCGGCCATCATCACCAAGCGTGCCGGCGTGTCGGTGGGCGCTCTGTTCCGTCACTTCGAGACGATGGGCGACTTCATGGCGGCGACCGCCTACGAGGTGCTACGCCGGCAACTGGACACCTTCACCAAGCAAGTCGCCGAAATACCCGCGGACCGGCCGGCGCTGGAAGCGGCGCTGGCAATACTGCGAGACATCACCGCCGGGGCGACCAACGCGGTGCTGTATGAACTCATGATCGCGGCGCGCACCGACGACAAGCTCAAAGAAACCCTGCAGCACGTCCTGGGGCAATATCGCGCCAAGATCTACGACGCCGCGCGCACCCTGCCCGGCGCTATGGGCTTCCCGGAGGAGACCTTCCCGGCCATCGTGGCGTTGTTGACCAACGTGTTCGACGGAGCCGCGATCGTGGGCGCGGTGTTGCCTCAGCCGGACATCGACGAGCAGCGAATCCCGGTGCTCGCCGCGCTACTGAGCGCCGCGGTGCCGGATACCGCTCCCTAG
- a CDS encoding DEAD/DEAH box helicase: MQSVSPAEPIIEGTRPLRSWQRRALVKYLGTQPRDFLAVATPGSGKTAFALRIAAEALGQRAAEQITVVVPTEHLKTQWAQAGARLGLSLDPKFSNSNAQTSAEYHGVVVTYAQVAAHPTLHRVRTEQRKTLVIFDEIHHGGDAKTWGDAIREAFSDASRRLALTGTPFRSDDSPIPFVNYEPDGEGVLRSQADHTYGYAEALADGVVRPVVFLAYSGQARWRDSAGEEHEARLGEPLSAEQTARAWRTALDPAGEWMPAVIAAADRRLRQLREHVPDAGGMIIASDRTAARAYAALLQKMTGETPTVVLSDDPGSSERITEFSNGTSRWLVAVRMVSEGVDVPRLSVGIYATSASTPLFFAQAIGRFVRSRRPGETASIFLPSVPNLLQLASELEAQRNHVLGKPHRESLDDPLDGDPATKTQDEQGDLEKGFTSLGADAELDQVIFDGSSFGTATPAGSDEEADYLGIPGLLDADQMRALLHRRQDEQLQKRAQLQQGVTQVGTLAEPATTHGQIRELRRELNTLVSIAHHRTGKPHGWIHNELRRRCGGPPIAAATRDQLKARIDAVRQLNAEHG, from the coding sequence ATGCAGTCGGTAAGCCCCGCCGAACCCATCATCGAGGGCACTCGACCGCTGCGCAGCTGGCAGCGCAGGGCGCTGGTGAAGTACCTGGGCACCCAGCCGCGTGATTTCCTGGCGGTGGCCACCCCCGGGTCCGGCAAGACGGCATTCGCCCTGCGGATCGCGGCCGAAGCGCTTGGTCAGCGGGCCGCAGAGCAGATCACGGTGGTGGTGCCGACCGAGCATCTCAAGACCCAGTGGGCGCAGGCGGGCGCTCGGCTGGGCCTCTCGCTGGACCCGAAGTTCAGCAACTCCAACGCCCAGACTTCGGCCGAGTATCACGGTGTGGTGGTCACCTATGCCCAGGTCGCAGCGCATCCGACGCTGCACCGGGTGCGCACCGAGCAGCGCAAGACCCTGGTCATCTTCGATGAGATCCACCACGGCGGCGATGCCAAGACCTGGGGCGACGCGATCCGGGAGGCGTTCAGCGACGCGTCGCGCCGGCTCGCGCTGACCGGGACGCCCTTCCGCAGCGACGACTCCCCCATCCCGTTCGTCAACTATGAGCCCGACGGGGAAGGTGTGTTGCGCTCCCAGGCCGACCACACCTACGGCTACGCGGAGGCCCTTGCCGACGGCGTGGTCCGGCCGGTGGTGTTCCTCGCCTACTCCGGGCAGGCCCGCTGGCGCGATAGCGCGGGCGAAGAGCACGAGGCGCGACTGGGCGAGCCACTGTCGGCCGAACAGACCGCACGGGCGTGGCGCACGGCGCTGGATCCGGCCGGCGAATGGATGCCCGCGGTGATCGCGGCCGCGGACCGGCGGCTGCGTCAGTTGCGCGAGCACGTGCCCGATGCCGGGGGCATGATCATCGCCTCCGACCGCACGGCGGCCCGCGCCTACGCCGCTTTGCTGCAGAAGATGACCGGGGAAACACCCACGGTCGTGCTCTCCGACGACCCCGGATCATCGGAACGGATCACGGAATTCTCCAACGGCACCAGCCGCTGGCTGGTCGCGGTGCGCATGGTGTCCGAAGGCGTCGACGTGCCCCGCCTGTCCGTGGGGATCTACGCCACCAGCGCTTCGACACCGTTGTTCTTCGCGCAGGCCATCGGCAGATTCGTCCGGTCCCGCCGACCGGGCGAGACCGCGAGCATTTTCCTGCCCTCGGTGCCCAACCTGTTGCAGTTGGCCAGCGAACTCGAGGCCCAGCGCAACCACGTTCTGGGCAAACCGCATCGCGAATCCCTCGATGATCCGCTCGACGGCGATCCGGCCACCAAGACACAAGACGAGCAGGGCGATCTCGAGAAGGGCTTCACCTCGCTGGGAGCCGACGCCGAACTCGATCAGGTCATCTTCGACGGTTCCTCGTTCGGGACCGCCACCCCGGCGGGCAGCGACGAGGAAGCCGATTATCTGGGCATCCCCGGCCTGCTGGATGCCGATCAGATGCGCGCCTTGCTACACCGTCGCCAAGACGAACAACTGCAGAAGCGGGCCCAGCTGCAACAAGGGGTCACACAAGTCGGGACGCTGGCCGAGCCGGCCACCACCCACGGCCAGATCCGCGAGCTGCGCCGCGAGCTCAACACCCTCGTGTCGATAGCCCACCACCGGACCGGCAAGCCGCACGGATGGATCCACAACGAACTGCGGCGGCGCTGCGGTGGACCGCCGATCGCCGCGGCAACCCGCGACCAGCTCAAGGCGCGCATTGACGCGGTGCGCCAACTCAACGCCGAACATGGGTGA
- the ffh gene encoding signal recognition particle protein — protein MFESLSDRLTGALQGLRGKGRLTDADIDATAREIRLALLEADVSLPVVRAFVHRIKERARGAVVSGALNPAQQVVKIVNEELVGILGGQTRELVFAKTPPTVVMLAGLQGSGKTTLAGKLAARLRGQGHTPLLVACDLQRPAAVNQLQVVGQRAGVPVFAPHPGASPESGPGDPVAVAAAGLAEAQAKHFDVVIVDTAGRLGIDEELMAQASAIRKAINPDEVLFVLDAMIGQDAVATAQAFGEGVGFTGVALTKLDGDARGGAALSVREVTGVPILFASTGEKLEDFDVFHPDRMASRILGMGDVLSLIEQAEQVFDAEQAEQAAAKIGAGELTLEDFLEQMLAVRKMGPIGNLLGMLPGGAQMKDALAEVDDKHLDRIQAIIRGMTPEERADPKIINASRRLRIANGSGVSVSEVNQLVDRFFEARKMMSSMLGGMGIPGMGRKSATRKSKGAKGKAGKKGKKGGARGPTPPKVKSPFGMPGMPGMPGMPAGFPDLSQMPEGLDELPPGLADFDLSKLNFPGKK, from the coding sequence GTGTTTGAATCGCTGTCCGACCGGTTGACCGGTGCCCTGCAGGGGCTGCGCGGCAAGGGCCGCCTCACCGACGCCGATATCGATGCCACTGCCCGTGAGATCCGGCTGGCCCTGCTCGAGGCCGACGTTTCGTTGCCGGTGGTTCGGGCTTTTGTCCACCGGATCAAAGAACGCGCCCGTGGGGCCGTGGTATCCGGAGCCCTCAACCCGGCGCAACAGGTTGTCAAGATCGTCAACGAGGAGCTCGTCGGCATCCTCGGCGGCCAGACGCGCGAGTTGGTTTTCGCCAAGACACCGCCGACCGTGGTGATGCTGGCCGGTCTGCAGGGGTCCGGCAAGACGACGCTGGCCGGCAAGTTGGCCGCACGTCTTCGCGGCCAAGGCCACACGCCGCTGCTGGTGGCCTGTGACCTGCAGCGACCGGCCGCGGTGAACCAGCTGCAGGTGGTCGGCCAGCGGGCCGGGGTGCCGGTATTCGCGCCGCATCCGGGCGCCTCGCCCGAATCCGGCCCCGGCGACCCGGTAGCCGTCGCCGCGGCGGGGCTGGCCGAAGCCCAGGCCAAGCATTTCGACGTCGTCATCGTGGACACCGCCGGCCGGTTGGGCATCGACGAGGAGTTGATGGCCCAGGCCTCGGCCATCCGCAAGGCCATCAACCCCGACGAGGTGCTGTTCGTCCTGGACGCGATGATCGGCCAGGACGCCGTGGCCACCGCCCAGGCATTCGGGGAAGGGGTCGGCTTCACCGGGGTGGCCCTGACCAAGCTCGACGGCGATGCCCGCGGTGGTGCCGCGTTGTCGGTCCGCGAAGTGACCGGCGTTCCGATCCTTTTCGCGTCAACCGGGGAGAAGCTCGAGGACTTCGACGTCTTCCACCCGGATCGCATGGCCAGTCGCATCCTGGGCATGGGCGACGTGTTGAGCCTGATCGAACAGGCCGAACAGGTCTTTGACGCCGAGCAGGCCGAACAAGCCGCCGCCAAGATCGGCGCCGGCGAACTGACCCTGGAAGACTTCCTCGAGCAGATGCTCGCGGTGCGCAAGATGGGCCCGATCGGCAACCTGCTGGGCATGCTGCCCGGTGGTGCGCAGATGAAGGATGCGCTGGCCGAGGTCGACGACAAGCACCTGGATCGGATCCAGGCCATCATCCGCGGTATGACACCCGAAGAACGGGCCGACCCCAAAATCATCAATGCGTCGCGTCGGTTGCGTATCGCCAACGGCTCCGGTGTATCGGTGTCGGAGGTCAACCAGCTGGTCGACCGCTTCTTCGAAGCTCGCAAGATGATGTCGTCGATGCTCGGCGGCATGGGCATCCCCGGCATGGGGCGCAAATCCGCGACCCGAAAAAGCAAGGGTGCAAAAGGCAAGGCCGGCAAGAAGGGCAAGAAGGGGGGCGCCCGCGGTCCGACTCCGCCGAAGGTGAAAAGCCCCTTCGGCATGCCGGGTATGCCGGGTATGCCGGGTATGCCGGCCGGATTCCCGGATCTGTCGCAGATGCCCGAAGGGCTCGATGAGCTGCCGCCCGGCCTGGCCGACTTCGACCTGTCCAAGCTGAATTTCCCGGGCAAGAAGTAG
- a CDS encoding RNA-binding protein: MSTVVVDAVEHLVRGIVDNPDDVRVDMVTSRRGRTVEVHVHPDDLGKVIGRGGRTATALRTLVAGIGGRGIRVDVVDTDQ, translated from the coding sequence ATGAGCACTGTCGTGGTCGACGCTGTCGAGCATCTGGTCCGCGGAATCGTGGACAACCCCGACGATGTGCGGGTGGACATGGTGACGAGCCGTCGCGGACGCACCGTCGAAGTCCACGTCCACCCCGACGACTTGGGCAAGGTGATCGGGCGCGGGGGACGTACCGCAACGGCACTGCGGACACTGGTCGCCGGCATCGGCGGCCGTGGTATCCGCGTTGACGTGGTGGACACCGACCAGTAG
- a CDS encoding N-acyl-D-amino-acid deacylase family protein: MACNPQSGGTVTYDVIIRDGLWFDGTGSAPQTRMLGIRDGVVATVSAGPLDETGCAQVIDAAGKWVMPGFIDVHTHYDAEVLLDPGLRESVRHGVTTVLLGNCSLSTVYAGAEDAADLFSRVEAVPRQFVLGALSAAKSERAWSNAAEYITAIDSLPLGPNVSSLLGHSDLRATVLGLERATDASVRPSEAELGRMATLLDEALDAGMLGMSGMDSAIDKLDGERFRSRALPSTFATWRERRRLIKVLRKRGRILQSAPNVDKPASALLFFLASSRILNRRKGVRMSLLVSADSKSMPMAVHTFGLGARLLNKLLAASVRFQHLPVPFELYSDGIDLPVFEEFGAGTAALHLREQVERNQLLADESYRREFRREFDRTKLGPSLWHKDFHDAVIVECPDESLIGKSFGAIADERGLHPLDAFLDVLVENGERNVRWTTVVANHRPKQLNKLAAEPGVHMGFSDAGAHLRNMAFYNFPLRLLKRTWDAERAGKPFLSLQQAVYRLTGELAEWFGVDAGTLREGDRADFVVIDPAHLDESVDGYHEAQVPFYGGLSRMVNRNDATVIATGVAGAVVFGSGQFRDGYGQTVRSGRYLRAGQRYTAASVSA; this comes from the coding sequence ATTGCCTGCAACCCGCAATCTGGAGGAACTGTGACCTACGACGTGATCATCCGTGACGGACTCTGGTTCGACGGAACCGGCAGCGCGCCGCAAACCCGCATGCTCGGAATCCGCGACGGCGTGGTGGCGACGGTGTCGGCGGGCCCGCTGGATGAGACCGGATGCGCCCAGGTCATCGACGCGGCCGGGAAGTGGGTCATGCCCGGCTTCATCGACGTGCACACCCACTACGACGCCGAGGTGCTACTCGATCCCGGGCTGCGCGAGTCGGTACGCCACGGTGTCACCACGGTGTTGCTCGGAAACTGCTCCCTGTCGACGGTCTACGCGGGCGCCGAAGATGCCGCCGACCTGTTCAGTCGGGTCGAGGCGGTGCCGCGCCAGTTCGTCTTGGGTGCCTTGTCTGCCGCCAAGAGCGAACGCGCATGGTCGAACGCGGCCGAATACATCACGGCCATCGACTCCCTGCCGCTTGGTCCGAATGTGAGCTCACTGCTTGGTCATTCGGACCTGCGAGCCACCGTCCTCGGGCTCGAACGTGCCACCGACGCGAGCGTGCGGCCCAGCGAAGCCGAGCTGGGGCGGATGGCCACGCTGCTCGATGAGGCACTCGATGCCGGGATGCTCGGCATGTCCGGGATGGACTCGGCGATCGACAAGCTCGACGGTGAGCGCTTCCGGTCGCGCGCGCTGCCGTCGACCTTCGCGACGTGGCGGGAACGGCGCCGGCTGATCAAAGTTTTGCGCAAGCGCGGGCGAATCCTGCAGAGTGCGCCCAACGTCGACAAGCCCGCTTCGGCGCTGCTGTTCTTCCTGGCCAGCAGTCGGATCCTGAACCGCCGCAAGGGAGTTCGGATGAGCTTGCTGGTCTCTGCCGACTCCAAGTCGATGCCGATGGCGGTGCACACGTTCGGATTGGGTGCCCGGCTGCTGAACAAGCTGTTGGCCGCCAGCGTCCGATTCCAGCACCTGCCGGTGCCGTTCGAGCTCTACTCCGACGGAATCGACCTGCCGGTCTTCGAGGAGTTCGGCGCCGGCACCGCGGCGTTGCACCTTCGCGAACAAGTGGAGCGCAACCAGTTGTTGGCCGACGAGTCCTACCGTCGCGAGTTTCGGCGTGAGTTCGACCGCACCAAACTCGGACCGTCCTTGTGGCACAAAGACTTTCACGACGCGGTGATCGTCGAGTGCCCCGACGAGTCGTTGATCGGCAAGAGCTTCGGGGCCATCGCAGACGAGCGCGGGCTGCATCCACTCGATGCGTTCCTCGACGTGCTCGTCGAAAACGGCGAACGCAACGTGCGCTGGACGACCGTCGTCGCCAACCACCGTCCCAAACAGCTCAACAAGCTGGCCGCCGAGCCCGGCGTTCACATGGGCTTCTCCGACGCCGGCGCGCACCTGCGCAACATGGCCTTCTACAACTTCCCGCTGCGGTTGCTCAAGCGAACCTGGGACGCCGAGCGGGCCGGAAAGCCGTTCCTGTCCCTGCAGCAGGCGGTGTATCGCCTGACCGGTGAACTGGCCGAGTGGTTTGGCGTCGATGCCGGCACGTTGCGCGAGGGTGACCGCGCGGACTTCGTGGTGATCGACCCGGCCCACCTCGACGAATCGGTCGACGGCTATCACGAGGCGCAGGTGCCGTTCTATGGCGGCCTGTCGCGCATGGTCAATCGCAACGACGCGACCGTGATCGCCACCGGTGTGGCCGGTGCCGTGGTGTTCGGCAGCGGCCAGTTCCGGGACGGTTATGGTCAAACGGTGCGGTCGGGCCGGTACCTGAGGGCGGGGCAGCGATACACGGCAGCTAGCGTCAGCGCCTGA
- a CDS encoding nuclear transport factor 2 family protein, which yields MLNRIMLSLPEISDRLEIQQLLVDYSTAIDLRRFDDLDKVFTPDAYIDYRAMGGIDGQYPHVKAWLAEVLPNFANYAHMLGLPSIRLAGDTATARTFCFNPMVFADEKPTTMLLGLWYDDEFVRTAEGWRMSRRAETKCFDRRP from the coding sequence GTGTTGAATCGAATCATGTTGAGCCTGCCCGAAATTTCTGACCGGTTAGAGATCCAGCAGCTGCTCGTGGACTACTCCACCGCCATTGACCTGCGCCGATTCGATGACCTCGACAAGGTGTTCACCCCGGACGCCTATATCGACTACCGCGCGATGGGCGGCATCGACGGCCAGTACCCGCACGTCAAGGCGTGGCTTGCCGAGGTGTTGCCCAACTTCGCCAACTACGCGCACATGCTGGGTCTGCCATCGATTCGGCTCGCCGGCGACACCGCGACCGCGCGCACTTTCTGCTTCAACCCGATGGTGTTCGCCGACGAGAAGCCCACCACCATGTTGCTCGGGCTGTGGTACGACGACGAGTTCGTGCGCACCGCCGAGGGCTGGCGGATGAGCCGCCGCGCCGAAACGAAGTGCTTCGATCGACGCCCCTGA
- a CDS encoding metal-dependent hydrolase family protein → MRLHVRGRGLPDETAVELWIVDGHISTEPVSGADTVFDGGWILPGLVDAHCHVGLGHHGAIELDQAIAQAEAERDAGALLLRDCGAPTDTRPLDDREDLPRIIRAGRHLARPKRYIPGFAAELEDESELPAAVAAQARRGDGWIKLVGDWIDRQIGDLAPLWSDEVLKAAIDAAHANGARVTAHVFGEDALPGLINAGIDCIEHGTGLTDDTISLMRDHGTALVPTLINVENFPGIADSAVRYPTYAAHMRYLYASTYPRVAAAREAGIAIYAGTDAGGTIQHGRIADEVEALKKIGMSATEALGAACWEARRWLGRPTVEHGASADLVCFSEDPRRGAAILNRPDLVILRGRTYRPNQLGHR, encoded by the coding sequence GTGCGACTGCACGTGCGGGGGCGGGGGCTGCCCGACGAGACTGCGGTCGAGCTGTGGATCGTCGACGGCCACATCAGCACGGAGCCGGTCAGCGGCGCCGACACGGTCTTCGACGGCGGCTGGATTCTGCCCGGGCTGGTCGACGCGCATTGCCACGTTGGGCTGGGCCACCACGGTGCCATCGAGCTTGACCAGGCCATCGCCCAAGCCGAAGCCGAACGCGACGCGGGGGCGCTGCTGCTGCGCGATTGCGGGGCACCCACCGACACTCGCCCCCTCGACGACCGCGAAGACCTGCCGCGAATCATCCGCGCGGGCCGCCATCTGGCCAGACCGAAACGCTACATTCCGGGATTCGCGGCAGAACTCGAAGACGAATCCGAGTTGCCCGCCGCGGTGGCCGCCCAAGCCCGCCGCGGCGACGGCTGGATCAAGCTGGTCGGGGACTGGATCGACCGCCAAATCGGCGATCTCGCCCCGCTGTGGTCCGACGAGGTACTCAAAGCCGCCATCGACGCGGCACACGCCAACGGTGCCAGGGTCACCGCGCACGTTTTCGGAGAGGATGCGCTGCCCGGATTGATCAACGCCGGGATTGACTGCATCGAGCACGGCACCGGCCTGACCGACGACACGATTTCGCTCATGCGCGACCACGGGACCGCTCTGGTCCCCACGCTGATCAACGTCGAGAACTTCCCCGGCATCGCCGATTCCGCCGTCCGCTATCCGACCTACGCCGCCCACATGCGCTACCTGTATGCGAGCACCTACCCCCGGGTCGCGGCGGCGCGCGAGGCGGGGATTGCGATCTACGCCGGCACCGACGCGGGCGGCACGATCCAACACGGGCGGATCGCCGATGAAGTCGAAGCCCTCAAGAAGATCGGAATGAGCGCCACCGAGGCGCTGGGTGCCGCGTGCTGGGAGGCGCGGCGCTGGCTGGGCCGGCCCACGGTAGAGCACGGGGCATCGGCGGACCTGGTGTGCTTTTCCGAAGACCCCCGTCGGGGTGCCGCAATACTTAACCGGCCGGATTTGGTGATCCTGCGTGGCCGGACGTATCGCCCCAACCAACTAGGTCACCGCTAG
- a CDS encoding serine/threonine-protein kinase, whose product MALDNGAVYAGYTVVRRLRADATGESCLVSEPGFPGWQVLEILPQSWSSDDAFRRRFERDSAIAARLYHPHIVEVRAHGELDGRLWIAMDYIEGIDVGQLMRDRFPAVLPVGEVLEIVAPVADALDYAHQRGLVHGDVKPANIVMTNAGEGQPRILLKGFGIAAPHGAPGDATGSVAPEQLTGAEADGRSDQYALAATAMILLTGAAPVGGSPSAAPKLSDLRPDLARLDALFARALATEPAGRFRTCHELADALRDEVGGSFGAAGRDDMEVGASWDLSPDAGATGASQDREVLDYPAYGWPAVAPPQPPAQPVPMPMAPQPPATLLQAVAASLARRLNEFSAAGREPRKRRLRRILIGSVAAILLVGMLAVAIPSLREITSSPPPAAAPATSSPPAPSTSATSPQAATPEPLDGTYSIEIQRAKQLYNGRPSPQPPNVTTWWAIQSSCIPTGCLAAAAMLDGYGHGQAKQGIPPIIMEFSEGQWRSRPDTVRFACIGPNGEANTQTTVQVLTLRPQSTGDLVGDLVVTVETNECGQQSAVIRIPAVASRSGDIPPGIKVPNPVTIPKAPQAPATSESPSETPTITPTTPTTAPSGPGR is encoded by the coding sequence ATGGCGTTGGACAACGGTGCGGTCTATGCCGGCTACACCGTGGTTCGCAGGTTGCGCGCGGACGCGACCGGTGAGAGCTGTCTGGTTAGCGAACCCGGCTTTCCGGGCTGGCAGGTGCTCGAGATCCTTCCGCAGTCGTGGTCGTCGGATGACGCATTCCGCCGGCGATTCGAGCGCGACAGCGCGATCGCGGCCAGGCTCTATCACCCGCACATCGTTGAGGTTCGCGCCCACGGTGAGCTGGACGGCAGGCTGTGGATCGCGATGGACTACATCGAGGGCATCGATGTCGGGCAGCTGATGCGCGATCGGTTTCCCGCGGTCTTGCCGGTCGGCGAGGTACTCGAGATCGTGGCTCCGGTCGCCGACGCCCTCGACTATGCCCATCAACGCGGGCTCGTCCACGGCGACGTCAAACCCGCCAACATCGTGATGACGAATGCGGGGGAGGGCCAACCCCGGATCCTGTTGAAAGGCTTCGGCATAGCAGCTCCCCACGGCGCGCCGGGCGACGCGACCGGATCTGTGGCGCCCGAACAACTCACCGGCGCCGAGGCCGACGGGCGCTCCGACCAGTATGCGTTGGCGGCCACCGCCATGATCCTGCTCACCGGCGCGGCCCCGGTTGGCGGTTCCCCATCCGCGGCGCCCAAACTCAGCGACCTGCGTCCCGACCTGGCACGGCTGGATGCGCTGTTCGCCAGAGCGCTGGCAACCGAGCCGGCCGGCCGCTTCCGGACCTGCCACGAGCTAGCGGATGCGCTGCGCGATGAGGTCGGGGGCAGTTTCGGCGCTGCCGGCCGGGACGACATGGAGGTGGGCGCGTCCTGGGACCTCTCCCCGGATGCCGGGGCCACCGGTGCGAGCCAGGACCGCGAGGTCCTTGACTACCCGGCCTACGGCTGGCCGGCGGTCGCACCGCCGCAGCCCCCGGCCCAACCCGTACCCATGCCGATGGCTCCCCAGCCGCCCGCCACCCTGCTGCAGGCGGTGGCAGCGTCGCTGGCACGGCGGCTCAACGAATTCTCCGCGGCGGGCCGTGAGCCGCGCAAGCGCAGGCTACGACGCATTCTCATCGGGTCGGTGGCCGCGATCCTGCTGGTGGGCATGCTGGCCGTCGCCATCCCGAGCCTGCGTGAGATAACCAGCAGCCCACCTCCAGCAGCGGCCCCCGCAACCAGTTCACCGCCCGCGCCCAGCACGTCGGCCACCAGCCCCCAGGCCGCCACCCCGGAGCCCCTGGACGGCACCTACAGCATCGAAATCCAACGCGCCAAGCAGCTCTACAACGGCAGACCCAGCCCACAGCCGCCCAATGTGACCACCTGGTGGGCCATCCAATCCTCGTGCATACCGACGGGGTGCCTCGCGGCTGCCGCCATGCTCGACGGCTACGGTCATGGGCAGGCCAAGCAGGGTATTCCCCCCATCATCATGGAGTTTTCCGAAGGTCAGTGGCGATCGCGGCCCGATACGGTGCGGTTTGCCTGCATCGGGCCCAATGGCGAGGCGAACACCCAGACCACAGTGCAGGTGCTGACGCTGCGCCCGCAATCCACGGGTGACCTCGTCGGTGATCTGGTGGTCACCGTGGAAACCAATGAGTGCGGCCAACAATCGGCCGTGATCCGGATCCCCGCGGTGGCTAGCCGCAGTGGCGATATTCCGCCTGGGATCAAGGTGCCCAACCCGGTGACGATCCCCAAAGCTCCTCAGGCGCCTGCCACGTCCGAGTCCCCGTCCGAGACGCCAACGATCACCCCGACCACCCCGACCACTGCGCCGTCGGGCCCCGGCCGCTGA
- the rpsP gene encoding 30S ribosomal protein S16, with protein sequence MAVKIKLTRLGKIRNPQYRIAVADARTRRDGRSIEVIGRYHPKEEPSLIEINSERAQYWLSVGAQPTEPVLKLLKITGDWQKFKGLPGAEGRLKVKPPKPSKLELFNAALAAAEGGPTTEATKPKKKSPAKKAKGGEGDADAAAEKVEASAEGKQTESAES encoded by the coding sequence ATGGCTGTAAAGATCAAGCTCACCCGGCTCGGCAAGATCCGCAACCCGCAGTACCGCATCGCGGTCGCGGACGCTCGCACCCGGCGTGACGGTCGCTCGATCGAGGTCATCGGCCGCTACCACCCCAAGGAAGAGCCGAGCCTGATCGAGATCAACTCCGAGCGTGCCCAATACTGGCTGTCCGTGGGGGCGCAGCCCACCGAACCCGTTCTCAAGCTGCTCAAGATCACCGGTGACTGGCAGAAGTTCAAGGGCCTGCCCGGCGCAGAGGGCCGGTTGAAGGTCAAGCCCCCCAAGCCCAGCAAGCTCGAACTGTTCAACGCCGCGTTGGCTGCCGCCGAGGGTGGTCCCACCACCGAGGCCACCAAGCCGAAGAAGAAGTCGCCGGCCAAGAAGGCCAAGGGCGGCGAAGGCGACGCCGATGCAGCGGCCGAGAAGGTGGAAGCTTCCGCCGAGGGTAAGCAGACCGAATCGGCCGAGAGCTGA
- a CDS encoding D-alanyl-D-alanine carboxypeptidase family protein, whose amino-acid sequence MRKVMAVAAALLTAATISGATASADTEMQPAGSVPIPDGPAQTWIVADLDTGQVLAGRDQNVTHPPASTIKVLLALVALDELDLNSTVVADEADTHVECNCVGVKPGHTYTARQLLDGLLLVSGNDAANTLAQMLGGQDAAVAKMNAKAAALGAMNTHAATPSGLDGPGGSGWSTAHDLAVIFRTAMANPVFAHITAEPSAMFPGEDGEHPIVNQDELLQRYPGAIGGKTGYTNAARKTFVGAAARNGRRLVIAMMYGLVKEGGPTYWDQAGSLFDWGFALNPQSGIGSL is encoded by the coding sequence ATGCGAAAGGTCATGGCCGTAGCCGCGGCGCTGCTCACGGCCGCCACCATCAGCGGTGCCACCGCATCGGCCGATACCGAAATGCAGCCGGCCGGATCGGTGCCAATCCCCGACGGTCCCGCACAGACCTGGATCGTCGCCGATCTGGACACCGGCCAGGTGCTTGCCGGGCGCGACCAGAATGTCACCCACCCGCCCGCGAGCACCATCAAGGTGCTCCTGGCTTTGGTGGCGCTCGACGAGCTCGACCTGAACTCGACCGTCGTCGCAGACGAGGCCGACACGCACGTGGAGTGCAACTGCGTCGGCGTCAAACCGGGTCACACCTACACCGCCCGCCAGCTGCTCGACGGCCTGCTGCTGGTGTCGGGCAATGATGCCGCCAACACGCTGGCTCAGATGCTCGGCGGCCAGGACGCCGCGGTCGCCAAGATGAACGCCAAAGCCGCCGCGTTGGGCGCCATGAACACCCACGCGGCCACTCCCTCGGGATTGGACGGCCCCGGCGGGTCGGGATGGTCGACCGCTCATGACCTCGCGGTGATCTTCCGCACCGCGATGGCCAATCCGGTGTTCGCGCACATCACCGCGGAGCCGTCGGCGATGTTCCCCGGCGAGGATGGTGAGCACCCGATCGTCAACCAAGACGAGCTGTTACAGCGCTATCCGGGCGCGATCGGGGGCAAGACGGGTTACACCAACGCCGCCCGCAAGACCTTTGTCGGTGCGGCGGCCCGAAACGGCCGCCGGCTGGTGATTGCCATGATGTACGGGCTGGTCAAAGAGGGCGGGCCCACCTACTGGGACCAGGCCGGAAGTCTTTTCGACTGGGGATTCGCCCTCAACCCGCAATCCGGCATCGGATCTCTGTAG